The Trypanosoma brucei brucei TREU927 chromosome 9, whole genome shotgun sequence genome includes a window with the following:
- a CDS encoding hypothetical protein, conserved (GPI-Anchor Signal predicted for Tb09.v1.0500 by DGPI v2.04 with cleavage site probability 0.78000003 near 286): MQILFGVLLLISCVTIWADDNPCYYIKEREDVYREEGVDDARSFVLKGGEKLFGNDKKWMFCDASNDFTSGKVWSCSNDKTFKDLIENHELLRESVEGGNLCDSTVATQIRVHKEKIEKLKDKLRQLGVENENYKKSTGAKQKNPPCIEDPKTLRDKSQTNATLETANREKRDEIEKVKQQCNHNITHHITNHKKVILKKKKASLHDLKKQLNLTTQMFEEAIKKNNCSVCSAETCYSTPSVKAELDNKYLENSWLNLTAAHREQCLLDDTMLLPMLSYMRRKPFDGAYAYNQNVDMMEKLFALLISFLCFLI, translated from the coding sequence atgcaaatacTATTTGGAgtgttgttgctgatatCTTGCGTAACAATATGGGCGGATGATAATCCATGCTATTAtataaaagagagggaagatGTTTACAGAGAGGAGGGCGTCGATGATGCGAGgagttttgttttgaagggTGGGGAGAAACTTTTTGGAAATGATAAAAAGTGGATGTTTTGCGATGCGTCTAATGATTTTACAAGCGGAAAGGTTTGGAGTTGTAGCAATGATAAAACATTTAAAGACTTAATCGAGAATCACGAACTTTTGCGAGAGAGTGTGGAGGGCGGAAATCTATGCGACAGTACTGTGGCAACTCAAATAAGAGtgcataaagaaaaaattgaaaaattgAAGGATAAACTCCGGCAGTTAGGGGTCGAGAAtgaaaattacaaaaaaagcactggagcaaagcaaaaaaacccACCATGTATCGAGGATCCAAAAACGTTAAGAGACAAAAGTCAAACAAATGCAACTCTCGAAACAGCaaacagagaaaagagagatgaAATAGAGAAGGTAAAGCAACAATGCAATCACAATATTACACATCATATCACTAATCACAAAAAAGTAatcttgaaaaagaaaaaagcttCTCTCCACGACCTAAAGAAACAGCTGAATTTGACGACACAAATGTTTGAGGaagcaataaagaaaaacaattgcAGTGTTTGCTCTGCCGAAACATGTTACAGCACTCCCAGTGTAAAGGCGGAACTTGACAACAAGTATCTTGAAAACTCATGGCTCAATCTTACCGCAGCACACAGGGAGCAATGCCTTCTTGATGATACAATGTTGCTACCAATGTTATCTTACATGAGGAGGAAACCCTTTGATGGTGCTTATGCTTATAACCAAAATGTAGATATGATGGAAAAACTATTTGCACTTCtaatttcatttttatgCTTTTTAATTTGA